A window of candidate division KSB1 bacterium contains these coding sequences:
- a CDS encoding T9SS type A sorting domain-containing protein gives MGHGSGDEDECVGLPQPGALSQSQHSECSQGTTAVEDIAAIIPNSFVLQQNYPNPFNPSTIISYSIFKPGFVTLTIYNILGRETKTLVSEFQIANTYSVNFDASKLSSGIYFYRLQVGHEFVGTKKMLLMR, from the coding sequence TTGGGCCACGGAAGCGGTGATGAGGATGAATGCGTTGGTCTTCCACAACCTGGTGCATTATCTCAATCGCAACATTCTGAATGTTCGCAAGGCACAACCGCAGTTGAAGACATTGCCGCTATTATTCCAAACTCATTTGTGTTGCAGCAGAATTATCCGAATCCGTTTAATCCGTCAACAATCATTTCATATTCGATATTCAAACCAGGTTTTGTTACGTTAACAATTTATAATATTCTTGGAAGAGAAACTAAAACGTTAGTCAGTGAATTTCAAATAGCAAATACATATTCTGTTAATTTTGATGCAAGTAAACTCTCAAGTGGTATTTATTTCTACAGACTGCAGGTAGGTCACGAATTTGTTGGAACAAAG